TGCTTCTGACTCCGGGACTTCTCTTTCAGATTCCGGCGAGAGGTCGAATCGTGGAGTTCGGGAATATGCACACCAGCGGCGCCTCGATTCTCGTCCACACCATCATTTTCTTCGCTCTCATCACCATCTTCACCATCGCCATCCGTCTCCACATCTATACCGGTTAATTTTACCTACCGGATTTGTAATTTTTCGGTTGTCTTGTTGTCGTTGTGTTCTTCG
This genomic interval from Brassica napus cultivar Da-Ae chromosome A6, Da-Ae, whole genome shotgun sequence contains the following:
- the LOC125575797 gene encoding uncharacterized protein LOC125575797, whose protein sequence is MADWGPVVVAVILFVLLTPGLLFQIPARGRIVEFGNMHTSGASILVHTIIFFALITIFTIAIRLHIYTG